The following are encoded in a window of Amphibacillus xylanus NBRC 15112 genomic DNA:
- a CDS encoding pseudouridine synthase gives MALNNERLQKVIAQSGITSRRKAEQLILDGRVKVNGKVVKTLGTKVNQNDEIEVDSVPIEKESHVYYLVNKPRTYISSVKDEKGRKVVTDLVPDLDKRVYPVGRLDYNTSGLIILTNDGEFAQLLMHPRHQIDKVYVAKVKGIPSKAALTLLKKGIKSKGETLRAKHVKILSANKQKNTAIVEMTLNEGKNRQVRRMFEEIDFPVLKLKRERYSFLDLTGLQTGDYRELTKEEVHKLREEALKNQSK, from the coding sequence ATGGCATTAAATAATGAGAGATTACAAAAGGTTATTGCTCAAAGTGGCATAACATCTAGAAGAAAAGCGGAACAATTAATTCTTGATGGTAGAGTTAAAGTAAATGGAAAAGTAGTTAAAACTTTAGGAACGAAAGTTAATCAAAATGATGAAATTGAAGTTGATTCTGTACCTATTGAGAAAGAATCGCATGTCTATTACTTGGTTAATAAGCCAAGAACATATATATCAAGTGTTAAAGATGAAAAAGGCAGAAAAGTAGTAACTGATTTAGTACCTGACTTAGACAAGCGCGTTTATCCAGTTGGTCGATTAGATTATAATACATCAGGTTTAATCATCCTGACCAATGATGGTGAGTTTGCACAATTGTTGATGCACCCTCGTCATCAAATTGACAAAGTATATGTTGCGAAAGTTAAAGGTATTCCTTCAAAAGCAGCCTTAACATTACTAAAGAAGGGAATAAAATCTAAAGGAGAAACCCTTAGAGCGAAACATGTTAAAATTCTCTCTGCTAATAAACAAAAAAATACTGCTATAGTTGAAATGACTCTAAATGAAGGGAAAAATCGACAGGTTCGTCGCATGTTTGAAGAAATCGATTTTCCTGTGCTCAAACTGAAAAGAGAACGGTATAGCTTCTTAGACTTAACTGGACTTCAAACGGGTGATTACCGTGAGTTAACGAAAGAAGAAGTTCATAAATTAAGAGAAGAAGCACTCAAAAATCAATCAAAATGA
- a CDS encoding response regulator transcription factor yields the protein MQDQQTILIIEDEERIRRLLKMYLERDGFTTVEAETGESGLALAVENDYDLIILDLMLPTLDGISVCQEIRKTKSMPILMLTAKGEESDRIQGFEAGADDYVVKPFSPREVVLRVKALLKRSHGSEHTNISNFSSDVLEFKRLKIDNNAHRVTVNNIDLTLTPKEYDLLYFLANNQDHVFDRETLLKEVWQYEFFGDLRTVDTHIKRLREKLGQADEKAAQMIATVWGVGYKFEVDEE from the coding sequence ATGCAGGATCAACAGACCATTTTAATTATTGAGGATGAGGAGCGCATCAGGAGATTATTAAAAATGTACCTTGAACGTGATGGCTTCACAACTGTTGAAGCTGAAACCGGTGAATCTGGTTTAGCACTTGCAGTAGAGAATGACTATGATTTAATTATTCTTGATTTAATGCTCCCAACCTTAGATGGAATAAGTGTTTGTCAAGAAATTAGAAAAACTAAATCAATGCCAATATTAATGTTAACTGCAAAAGGAGAAGAATCTGATCGGATTCAAGGATTTGAAGCAGGGGCAGATGATTATGTCGTAAAACCATTTAGTCCAAGAGAAGTTGTTTTAAGAGTAAAAGCTTTATTAAAACGATCACACGGAAGTGAACATACTAATATTAGTAATTTTTCAAGTGATGTCTTAGAATTTAAACGGTTGAAAATTGATAATAATGCCCATCGTGTAACTGTTAATAATATTGATTTGACATTAACGCCTAAAGAATATGATCTTTTATATTTCTTAGCCAATAACCAGGATCATGTTTTCGATCGTGAAACATTACTAAAAGAGGTTTGGCAATATGAGTTCTTTGGAGATTTAAGAACAGTAGATACACATATTAAGCGTTTAAGAGAAAAGCTTGGTCAAGCAGATGAAAAGGCTGCTCAAATGATTGCTACAGTTTGGGGAGTAGGTTATAAATTCGAAGTGGATGAAGAATAA
- a CDS encoding HAMP domain-containing sensor histidine kinase, protein MFWRNRVVKYTISFTTVFILIFFLYVSIADTYDQKTSIDEVIQELQESAQRDDTISEQSNELLIEKLETFLIDYDHSIRVNHRSQLIFIGIICSLIIVLFGVYFSKRISAPLNHVIQSTRKIIDGHYNIKLPMKSNDEIGQLAMAFNRMSRQLGNQMETLLQEKDILFSIIGSMKDGVLTINLDGEIIISNPQADAFIDDFHFEAGSPNQKQLPEELNELFDSVIEKGTAQTFQVNIQGRDWDIVITPLHRNNIVQGAVTIVRDVTESTQLDQLRETFIANVSHELRTPISLMRGYSEAIIDGVAETIDEQVELAQIIHSESERMGRLVNELLDLTRLKSGHLDLNIQSHSVRDFIEKVLRKFAQRLDENKLSFKLHIDHDVDQLMFDYDRLEQVLTNLIDNAIKHTLENGEILLEISKIGDQICFELSDTGEGIPLEDLPFVFERFYMADKSRASNQAVKKGTGLGLSIVKQIIEGHHGTISVQSKLGEGTTFKFLLPTESIS, encoded by the coding sequence ATGTTTTGGCGAAATCGAGTTGTGAAATATACAATATCTTTTACTACTGTTTTTATTTTGATATTTTTTCTGTATGTATCAATAGCAGACACCTATGATCAAAAGACATCAATAGATGAAGTGATACAAGAGTTACAAGAAAGTGCACAACGAGATGATACAATTAGCGAACAATCAAATGAATTATTAATAGAAAAACTTGAAACCTTTTTAATAGACTATGATCACTCAATACGTGTTAACCATAGGAGTCAATTGATATTTATTGGTATAATATGTAGTTTGATTATAGTTCTATTCGGTGTTTATTTTTCCAAGCGAATTTCAGCCCCACTTAATCATGTCATTCAAAGTACGCGAAAGATTATTGATGGTCACTATAATATAAAATTACCAATGAAGTCAAATGATGAAATTGGTCAGTTAGCGATGGCCTTTAACAGAATGAGTCGGCAATTAGGAAATCAAATGGAAACGTTACTACAAGAAAAGGATATTTTATTCAGCATTATAGGTTCAATGAAAGACGGTGTCTTAACAATAAACCTTGATGGTGAAATTATCATCTCTAACCCACAAGCAGATGCGTTTATTGATGATTTTCATTTTGAAGCAGGCAGTCCTAATCAAAAGCAACTTCCGGAAGAGTTGAACGAACTATTTGATTCTGTAATTGAAAAAGGAACAGCTCAAACTTTTCAAGTGAATATCCAAGGACGTGATTGGGACATTGTGATTACACCATTACATAGAAATAATATAGTACAAGGTGCTGTCACAATTGTCAGGGATGTTACAGAATCCACTCAGCTTGATCAGTTAAGAGAAACATTTATTGCTAATGTATCTCATGAATTAAGGACACCAATTTCACTTATGCGAGGATATAGTGAAGCAATTATTGATGGAGTGGCCGAAACAATTGATGAGCAGGTGGAATTAGCGCAGATTATTCATAGTGAATCAGAAAGAATGGGGCGCTTAGTCAATGAATTGCTAGATTTAACCCGATTGAAGTCTGGCCACTTAGACTTAAATATTCAATCACACTCAGTTCGTGATTTTATTGAAAAAGTATTACGCAAATTTGCTCAACGGCTTGATGAAAATAAACTTTCATTTAAATTGCATATCGATCATGATGTAGATCAACTTATGTTTGATTATGATCGTCTTGAACAAGTTTTGACAAATTTAATTGATAATGCGATTAAGCATACGTTAGAAAATGGTGAAATATTGTTAGAAATATCTAAAATCGGTGATCAGATCTGTTTTGAATTATCAGATACTGGTGAAGGCATTCCTTTAGAGGACTTACCATTTGTATTTGAACGTTTTTATATGGCTGATAAATCTAGAGCATCGAACCAAGCAGTGAAAAAGGGGACTGGTCTTGGTTTGTCAATTGTTAAACAGATTATTGAAGGGCATCATGGAACGATAAGTGTGCAAAGTAAACTAGGAGAAGGAACTACTTTTAAATTTCTTTTACCTACTGAGTCAATTTCATAA
- a CDS encoding RNA polymerase sigma factor SigX has translation MQTTFDHLYDHYHNDLYQYVFYMVKNQHVAEDIVQEVYIKVLKSYHNFRGESSEKTWLFSIARHTTMDYFRKQQRQKSKLATFFNKEQDLTLIKDKDPLPEEVAQLNDELKRIYQLLDHCTLDQKNVLILRYIQSLSIHETAQILEWSESKVKTTQHRAIKKLQELIGED, from the coding sequence TTGCAGACCACATTTGATCACCTATATGATCATTACCATAATGATCTGTATCAATATGTATTTTACATGGTTAAGAATCAACATGTTGCTGAGGATATTGTTCAAGAAGTCTACATTAAAGTGTTAAAATCTTATCATAATTTTCGTGGCGAAAGTAGTGAAAAAACATGGTTGTTTTCAATTGCAAGGCATACGACTATGGATTATTTTCGAAAACAACAACGACAAAAATCGAAACTAGCTACTTTTTTCAACAAGGAGCAAGATTTAACACTTATTAAAGACAAAGATCCTTTGCCCGAAGAAGTGGCACAATTAAATGATGAATTAAAACGGATTTATCAATTATTAGATCACTGTACACTGGATCAAAAAAATGTACTTATCCTCCGTTACATTCAATCTTTATCTATCCATGAGACAGCTCAAATTTTAGAGTGGTCAGAAAGTAAAGTAAAAACAACGCAACATCGGGCGATTAAGAAATTACAAGAACTGATAGGTGAAGATTAG
- a CDS encoding ferredoxin: MKYYTLVDKETCIACGLCGALAPDIYDYDDEGLAFSILDDNKGHVSVPDHHIDDLMDAHESCPTESIKINHKRFG; encoded by the coding sequence ATGAAATATTATACACTTGTAGATAAAGAAACTTGTATTGCTTGTGGCTTATGTGGTGCATTGGCGCCTGATATATACGATTATGATGATGAGGGTCTTGCATTTTCAATTTTAGATGACAATAAAGGTCATGTGTCAGTGCCAGATCATCATATTGATGATTTAATGGATGCTCATGAAAGTTGTCCAACTGAATCAATAAAGATTAATCACAAAAGATTTGGTTAA
- a CDS encoding helix-turn-helix domain-containing protein: MFNYLLLYSINQLQVQRSTASIYHILTGRRSAQTIQDAHFFQITPLYSIYPQLKREDFEKEIKKQISNKYLSVKGEGMVTLTPLGMKYLEDQKSKKLDHLFQGMAYVKRIPIFIDRLFLVIQTFSNLSVENNQFQPISEDLKVQRWVKSYFYNIKDYQVWLTDVYHHLTKFLSKIDPLQAEIFVDRLTGYRRYGLTLHQIAAKHQITIHDAHLLLNACYHQLVDYILINQIDMLTYFLPNKRDGVEKFVTHSASKTYEMLQNGYSIEQIMSYRKLKQSTIEDHIVELTYAIPNFDISNFIESNQLNVIINKIQAISDTRLSNIKQQLDNQYSYFQIRLAMAKARLS; encoded by the coding sequence ATGTTTAATTATCTATTACTATATAGTATTAATCAATTACAAGTTCAAAGAAGTACCGCTTCTATTTATCATATCTTAACAGGTAGACGTTCAGCACAAACAATTCAAGATGCACACTTTTTTCAGATAACTCCACTTTATTCAATCTATCCACAATTAAAGCGGGAAGATTTTGAAAAGGAGATAAAAAAACAAATATCTAATAAGTATTTATCCGTTAAAGGTGAGGGAATGGTAACTTTAACTCCACTTGGTATGAAATATTTAGAAGATCAAAAGAGTAAGAAACTTGATCACCTATTTCAAGGAATGGCTTACGTTAAGCGAATTCCAATCTTCATCGACCGCTTGTTTTTAGTAATTCAGACATTTTCAAATTTATCTGTTGAAAACAATCAGTTTCAACCAATTAGTGAAGATCTAAAAGTTCAAAGATGGGTGAAATCATATTTTTACAACATTAAAGATTATCAGGTCTGGTTAACAGATGTGTACCATCACTTAACGAAATTTTTATCAAAAATTGATCCACTACAAGCCGAAATTTTCGTTGACCGTTTAACAGGTTATCGGAGATATGGACTTACTTTACATCAGATCGCTGCTAAGCATCAGATTACAATACATGATGCTCATCTGTTGTTAAATGCTTGTTATCATCAATTAGTAGATTATATTCTGATAAATCAGATTGACATGTTAACATATTTCCTACCAAACAAGAGAGATGGAGTGGAGAAGTTTGTTACTCATTCCGCTTCTAAAACATATGAGATGCTACAAAATGGCTATTCAATCGAACAGATCATGTCATATCGGAAATTGAAACAAAGTACAATCGAAGATCATATTGTGGAATTAACATATGCGATTCCAAACTTTGATATCTCAAATTTTATTGAGTCTAATCAATTAAATGTGATTATTAATAAAATTCAAGCGATCAGTGATACAAGGTTATCAAATATTAAACAACAACTAGACAATCAATATAGTTATTTTCAAATTCGTCTAGCCATGGCTAAAGCACGATTATCATAG
- a CDS encoding RecQ family ATP-dependent DNA helicase gives MNLEELLYKYFGYQSFRQGQKDIIQDILSGNHVFATLPTGSGKSICFQLPAMIFKGHTIVVTPLLSLMEDQVKQLKKRGFKRVVAINSFNSGEQRANILNRLSDYQLIYLSPEMLQNQTIINRLSELTIDLFVVDEAHCISQWGHEFRPDYLKLNQVIVQLGDPTVLALTATATPDVQLDIINHFSAIEFNKHLYPIDRDNISLIVEHFEQRKEKDEYLINLFQQYTVPTIIYFSSKKETERVANLLNDTFSHLNVAFYHGGLETNERLLIQEQFIEDQIDIICSTSAFGMGIDKSNIRLIIHYHIPTRLESFIQEIGRAGRDQLASVSITLITPNDQHLPRHLIESELPTKSMIESLFTNLDYLHKTKQNITLDQVLNINEPMNEIQRQFIQDNIEQTGIIDLEQQIDVNKINLMWKNELIDKIERRTLYKHRKLREMMNWVYTTNCRREALYQSFQSSVKEAKYFCCDQCGFTLNQWSPESSPRRTNTVSWQLQLKSILLPFETGGTNDGEEN, from the coding sequence TTGAATTTAGAAGAATTATTATATAAATACTTTGGTTATCAATCCTTCCGTCAAGGCCAAAAGGATATTATTCAAGATATTCTAAGTGGAAATCATGTATTTGCGACATTGCCGACGGGATCGGGAAAATCAATTTGTTTCCAATTACCTGCAATGATTTTTAAAGGTCATACAATTGTCGTAACTCCATTACTTTCACTAATGGAAGACCAAGTTAAACAATTAAAAAAACGAGGGTTTAAGCGTGTTGTTGCGATCAACAGCTTTAATTCGGGTGAACAAAGAGCTAACATATTAAACCGCTTATCTGATTATCAATTGATCTATTTATCACCAGAAATGTTACAAAATCAAACAATCATTAATAGACTATCAGAGTTAACAATCGATCTCTTTGTCGTTGATGAGGCACATTGTATTTCGCAATGGGGCCATGAGTTTAGACCGGATTATCTTAAATTAAATCAAGTTATCGTGCAATTGGGAGATCCAACGGTATTAGCACTAACTGCTACAGCTACGCCGGACGTTCAATTAGATATAATCAATCATTTTTCAGCTATTGAATTTAACAAACATCTCTATCCAATTGATCGTGACAATATTAGTTTAATTGTTGAACATTTTGAACAGCGAAAAGAAAAGGATGAATATCTAATAAATCTATTTCAACAATATACTGTACCAACAATCATTTATTTTTCTAGTAAAAAAGAGACAGAGCGAGTTGCTAATTTATTAAATGATACATTTAGTCACTTAAATGTAGCTTTCTATCATGGTGGTCTAGAGACAAATGAACGGTTACTAATTCAAGAACAATTTATTGAAGATCAAATTGATATTATTTGTTCGACTAGTGCATTTGGGATGGGAATTGATAAATCTAACATTCGCTTAATCATCCACTATCATATACCAACGCGATTAGAATCATTTATTCAAGAAATTGGGCGAGCAGGTCGTGACCAATTAGCTAGTGTTAGCATCACATTGATCACACCAAATGATCAGCACTTACCGAGACACTTGATCGAAAGTGAATTGCCGACAAAATCAATGATTGAAAGTTTGTTTACTAACTTAGATTATTTACATAAAACTAAGCAAAATATAACTCTTGATCAAGTATTAAATATTAATGAACCAATGAATGAGATTCAAAGACAGTTTATTCAAGACAATATAGAACAAACTGGTATAATTGATCTGGAACAACAAATTGACGTTAACAAAATAAATTTAATGTGGAAAAATGAGCTGATTGATAAAATAGAAAGAAGAACACTTTATAAACATAGAAAACTAAGGGAAATGATGAATTGGGTATATACAACAAATTGTCGTCGTGAGGCATTATATCAATCATTTCAATCAAGCGTAAAAGAGGCAAAATATTTTTGTTGCGATCAATGTGGATTTACTTTAAACCAATGGTCACCAGAATCATCACCACGACGAACAAACACGGTGTCATGGCAATTGCAATTAAAATCAATATTGTTACCTTTTGAAACAGGAGGGACTAATGATGGAGAAGAAAACTGA
- a CDS encoding adaptor protein MecA yields the protein MRLERISSNKFKIFLTFDDLIERGITENLMLEDLPAMQMEFHEMMLEASDELDIELSGILTVQIYIIQAQGMLIIVTQEDEDYDEDYLEMKVTLSERHSLLFEFDDFEDIIQLSKVMTRLNIDAGSIFYYDDSYYLHLPDHLQEDHIKEDIIALLSEYGNPTLLSPEQLYEYGKVIMSENALLQIRNYFN from the coding sequence ATGCGTTTAGAGAGGATTTCATCAAACAAGTTTAAAATCTTTTTAACATTTGATGACTTGATTGAAAGAGGAATTACAGAAAATCTCATGTTAGAGGATTTGCCAGCTATGCAAATGGAATTTCATGAAATGATGCTTGAAGCAAGTGATGAGTTAGATATTGAACTATCTGGTATATTAACCGTACAAATCTATATCATTCAAGCACAGGGCATGTTAATTATCGTCACTCAAGAAGATGAGGATTATGATGAAGACTATCTTGAAATGAAGGTCACGTTATCTGAGCGACATTCATTACTATTTGAGTTTGATGACTTTGAAGATATCATCCAGTTATCTAAAGTCATGACGCGTTTAAATATCGACGCAGGCTCTATTTTCTATTATGACGATAGCTATTACTTACATTTACCTGATCATCTTCAAGAAGATCATATTAAAGAGGACATCATTGCTTTATTATCGGAGTATGGAAATCCTACACTCCTTTCACCAGAACAGCTTTATGAATATGGTAAGGTTATTATGAGTGAAAATGCATTGCTACAAATTAGAAACTATTTTAATTAA